A segment of the Pirellulales bacterium genome:
TGCAGGAATCGTTGGCCAAGCAGTTCGTCGAAACGCCGTTGGACGGCGCCGAGGCGAAACCGCTCGAGATCGACGGCCATTCGTTGACGCTTTATGTCCGCAATCTGGGCCGCGGCTGATGAAGCCGCCGAGGCGGCCAGCGACGGCGAGCAGGTCACTCATGCAGCGATCGCCCTTACGCTTGGCTGTGCTGATCTCGGGTGGAGGCACCACGCTGCGCAACCTGCTGGCCGAGATTGCCGCAGGACGTCTCGACGCTTCGGTCGAGACAGTCGTTTCGAGCAATCCGCAGGCCGGCGGATTGCAAATCGCGGCCAGCGCCGGCATGCCTGCCCACGTCGTCGAGCGCCGCAGTTTTTCCGGGGTCGCCGAGTTCAGCGCGGCGATCTTCGATCGCTGCCGCGCAGCCCAAGTCGATCTCGTGGTGATGGGCGGGTTCTTGAAGCTGGTGGAGATCCCGGCCGACTATCGCGGTCGCGTGATGAACATCCATCCAGCGCTGATCCCGGCGTTCTGCGGGCCGGGCTTCTATGGGCACTACGTGCACGAAGCTGTGCTGGCCTACGGCGCGAAGCTGAGCGGCTGCACGGTGCATTTCGTCGACGACCAGTACGATCACGGCCCCATCATCCTGCAGCAGGCCGTCCCGGTGCTCGATAACGACACCCCGGCGTCGCTCGCCGCCCGGGTCTTCGAGGCCGAATGCGCAGCCTATCCGGAAGCCTTGCGCCTTTACGCGGCGGGCCGTCTGCGGCTCGAAGGCCGTAAAGTGCGCATCTTGGCTGTTTAGCCTGACCGATACGGTTCGGGTGTCTTTGCGCAAAGCCTATTCTGCCAAGGCCTTGCGATCGATTGTGGAAGAAAGTGACGCTACATAACCACTCGTGCGCACAGAAATGGCAGATTTATTTCAAAAATCTGATTGAACACAGCCATTCTGCGGCGATAATCGGCAGAAGTTGATCAGGATAAGTTGCGCAGGATGGTGCCAACCGTGGTCTTGGCGGAAGAACGAAGAAGCCGGCTCTTGGAATTGGTGCGCACGCGAGGCTTTGCCTCGCTGCCGGAATTGGCCGAAGTGTTGCAGGTTTCCGAGTCGACCATCCGCCGCGACCTCGATTACCTCGAGGAGTCCGGGGCTGCGAAGCGAACCCACGGCGGTGTGTTCTACGCCGGCAGCTCGCCCAAGCTCCCGCATTTCGAGGAGCGCCAGCCGGCAGAGTGGGACAAGAAGCAACGCATCGCCCAAGCGGCTGTGCGGCTGATCGCCGATGGCGACACGGTGCTGCTCGACGGCGGCACGACAACCTACGA
Coding sequences within it:
- the purN gene encoding phosphoribosylglycinamide formyltransferase; this encodes MQRSPLRLAVLISGGGTTLRNLLAEIAAGRLDASVETVVSSNPQAGGLQIAASAGMPAHVVERRSFSGVAEFSAAIFDRCRAAQVDLVVMGGFLKLVEIPADYRGRVMNIHPALIPAFCGPGFYGHYVHEAVLAYGAKLSGCTVHFVDDQYDHGPIILQQAVPVLDNDTPASLAARVFEAECAAYPEALRLYAAGRLRLEGRKVRILAV